The stretch of DNA TCAAACATCAATTTACCATAACCTTTCCCCCTTACTTTTGGCGAAAAATACATCTTCTGAATTTCACAAATATCAGTTTCAAAATCTACTAAAGGCTTAACTCCTCCTCCTCCTAAAATGGCTCCACTATTATCAATCACATAATAAACATCATTACTATTTTGGTAAGATTCAAACATTTTTGGGGTTTCTTTATCAGAATACGCTGTACCCTCTAAAGGTATTTTAAACTCATGAAAGCAATTTCTAATAACCTGCTCTATTTGTTCATTATCTTCAGGCTGAATTTCTCGAATAACTATAGTATCTTTACTCACTTTTAAAAGTATGCATTTTATGCAAGTGAAGATACTTAAATCTAAAAAAAGTAGAATGAGGAATATCATTATTTTATCAACAATGTTATTTGTTTTTATTAGCTGCTCTGTGAACGAAAAACCAGAATTTTTATACGTTGAAAATATTAAAGTACAAGAATCTACCGCAAAGCATATAACCTTTACTGCTGATGCCTTTTTTATAAACCCAA from Flavivirga spongiicola encodes:
- a CDS encoding GNAT family N-acetyltransferase, which encodes MSKDTIVIREIQPEDNEQIEQVIRNCFHEFKIPLEGTAYSDKETPKMFESYQNSNDVYYVIDNSGAILGGGGVKPLVDFETDICEIQKMYFSPKVRGKGYGKLMFETCLQAAKKLGYKQCYLESAPQLKAAIHIYESYGFKHLKEALGSTGHYSCGVWMIKDL